A section of the Pseudomonas sp. FP453 genome encodes:
- a CDS encoding alginate O-acetyltransferase, which produces MTRSFRVLYIALFLAMLLLLGLWSTRSFLGFSTNADATVLNGRWTKAVETHYDDEFPIKRIGTNLWAALDYKLFNEGRPGVVLGRDHWLYSDEEFNPIVNEDQNLQGNYALVEGVRQKLKAQGIQLVMAIVPAKVRLYPEHVGDVKPASIHANLYQDFHARVAADKIPAPDLLGPLQQAKLAGKQVFLRTDTHWTPDGAEIAAKQLAKGIAEKTPLSGEPQRFVTEAETTAPHKGDLRLFLPLDPLFENLMPPKEPLEKRVTHLAETGGDDALFSNSETPVALVGTSYSANPNWNFVGALKQALHSDVINYSEDGHGPILPMLSYLKSDDFKNNPPQVLIWEFPERYLPVNNEIGDADPTWVAQLKQAGSRQQNMALNTKSETPDRAQN; this is translated from the coding sequence ATGACCCGTTCATTCCGCGTGCTCTATATCGCCCTGTTCCTGGCCATGCTGTTGCTGCTGGGGCTGTGGTCGACCCGCAGTTTCCTGGGCTTCAGCACCAACGCCGACGCGACGGTGCTTAACGGTCGCTGGACCAAGGCCGTCGAGACCCACTACGACGACGAGTTCCCGATCAAGCGCATCGGCACCAACCTCTGGGCGGCGCTGGACTACAAGCTGTTCAACGAAGGCCGCCCCGGCGTGGTGCTGGGCCGCGATCACTGGTTGTACAGCGACGAAGAGTTCAACCCCATCGTCAACGAAGACCAGAACCTGCAAGGCAACTACGCGCTGGTCGAAGGCGTGCGCCAGAAGCTCAAGGCCCAAGGCATCCAGTTGGTCATGGCGATTGTGCCGGCCAAGGTGCGCCTGTACCCGGAGCATGTCGGTGACGTGAAACCGGCGAGCATCCACGCCAACCTGTACCAGGACTTCCACGCCCGCGTCGCCGCCGACAAGATCCCGGCCCCCGACCTGCTCGGCCCGCTGCAACAGGCCAAGCTGGCTGGCAAGCAAGTGTTCCTGCGCACCGACACCCACTGGACGCCGGACGGTGCCGAGATCGCGGCCAAGCAGTTGGCCAAGGGCATTGCCGAGAAAACCCCGCTGAGCGGCGAGCCACAGCGCTTTGTCACCGAGGCCGAAACCACCGCACCGCATAAAGGCGACCTGCGTCTGTTCCTGCCCCTGGACCCGCTGTTCGAAAACCTGATGCCCCCCAAAGAACCGCTGGAAAAACGCGTCACCCACCTGGCCGAAACCGGTGGCGACGACGCGCTGTTCAGCAACAGCGAAACCCCGGTGGCGCTGGTGGGCACCAGCTACAGCGCCAACCCCAACTGGAACTTCGTCGGCGCGCTCAAGCAAGCCCTGCACAGCGACGTCATCAACTATTCGGAAGACGGCCACGGCCCGATCCTGCCGATGCTCAGCTACCTGAAAAGCGACGACTTCAAGAACAACCCACCGCAAGTGCTGATCTGGGAATTTCCTGAACGTTATCTGCCTGTGAACAACGAAATCGGTGATGCCGACCCGACGTGGGTTGCGCAACTTAAACAAGCCGGTTCGCGCCAACAGAACATGGCTTTGAACACTAAATCCGAGACGCCCGACCGGGCGCAAAACTGA
- a CDS encoding alginate biosynthesis protein Alg44, protein MNSQANVNVVHESEAQRQHARVKIPAKLRFFGNDGKPTEARVIDLSAGGLAFTATQPLNVGEVHKGRLQFVIDNLGLAMDVELQIRSHDRQSGRTGCQFQNLEQQDISTLRHLITSHLSGDIVSMGEVLATLQRDNFTKARKVKDSGSGMTAFGRLRAVVFSAGIFIVGLAAFGFVFKSVYGMYFVSHAQAGLVSVPGMNVTMPRDGTVQSLLKGDGIAAKGAPLATFSTSMLDVLKGHLDEDQLQPAKVEELFGKQMTGTLTSPCDCVVAQQMVADGQYANKGDVIFQLVPRGSQANVEARFTYRQFADVRPGTQVSFQVADEEQTRTGTIVSSTSLNSADLSSDIRVQIKPDAPLDSTYAGRPVEVTSDRGPSLNWLIDKAMANGL, encoded by the coding sequence ATGAATAGCCAAGCAAACGTCAACGTTGTCCACGAATCCGAAGCCCAGCGCCAACATGCGCGGGTCAAAATCCCGGCCAAGCTGCGCTTCTTCGGCAATGACGGCAAACCCACCGAAGCGCGGGTAATCGACCTGTCTGCCGGCGGCCTGGCGTTCACCGCCACCCAGCCGCTGAACGTCGGTGAAGTGCACAAGGGCCGCCTGCAATTCGTGATCGATAACCTTGGCCTGGCGATGGACGTGGAGCTGCAGATCCGCTCCCACGACCGCCAGAGCGGCCGCACCGGTTGCCAGTTCCAGAACCTGGAGCAGCAGGATATTTCCACCCTGCGCCACCTGATCACTTCGCACCTGTCCGGTGACATCGTGTCGATGGGCGAAGTGTTGGCGACCCTGCAACGGGACAACTTCACCAAGGCGCGCAAGGTCAAGGACAGCGGCAGCGGCATGACCGCCTTCGGTCGCCTGCGGGCCGTGGTGTTCAGCGCGGGCATCTTCATCGTCGGCCTCGCCGCATTCGGCTTCGTCTTCAAGTCGGTGTACGGCATGTACTTCGTCAGCCATGCCCAGGCCGGTCTGGTCAGCGTGCCCGGCATGAACGTGACCATGCCCCGCGACGGCACCGTACAAAGCCTGCTCAAAGGTGACGGGATTGCGGCCAAAGGCGCGCCGCTGGCGACCTTCAGCACCAGCATGCTGGATGTGCTCAAGGGCCACCTGGACGAAGACCAACTGCAACCGGCCAAGGTTGAAGAGCTGTTCGGCAAGCAAATGACCGGCACCCTGACCTCGCCGTGCGACTGCGTAGTCGCCCAGCAAATGGTCGCCGATGGCCAATACGCCAACAAAGGCGACGTGATCTTCCAACTGGTGCCACGTGGCAGCCAGGCCAATGTGGAAGCGCGCTTCACCTATCGCCAGTTCGCCGACGTGCGTCCAGGCACCCAGGTGAGCTTCCAGGTCGCCGACGAAGAACAGACCCGCACCGGCACCATCGTCAGCAGCACCAGCCTGAACAGCGCCGACCTGTCCTCCGACATCCGCGTACAGATCAAGCCTGACGCGCCGCTGGACAGCACCTACGCCGGCCGCCCGGTGGAAGTGACCAGCGACCGTGGTCCGTCGCTGAACTGGCTGATCGACAAAGCCATGGCCAACGGTCTGTAA
- a CDS encoding mannuronate-specific alginate lyase has product MQKLLIPTLLGLAIFAGSVNAAAPLRPPQGYFAPVEAFKTGDFKNDCDAMPAPYTGSLQFRSKYEGSDKARSTLNVQSEKAFRDSTADITKLEKDTSKRVMQFMRDGRPEQLECTLNWLTSWAKADALMSKDFNHTGKSMRKWALGSMASAYVRLKFSDSHPLANHQQESQLIEAWFNKLADQVVSDWDNLPLEKTNNHSYWAAWSVMATSIATNRRDLFDWAVKEYKVGVNQVDDQGFLPNELKRQQRALSYHNYALPPLSMIASFALVNGVDLRQENNSALKRLGEKVLAGVKDPDIFEQKNGKEQDMKDLKEDMKYAWLEPFCNLYTCAPDVLERKHGMQPFKTFRLGGDLTKVYDPAHEKGNKGS; this is encoded by the coding sequence ATGCAGAAGTTATTGATCCCCACGTTGCTGGGCCTGGCGATCTTCGCCGGCTCAGTCAACGCCGCCGCGCCACTGCGTCCGCCCCAAGGTTATTTCGCCCCGGTGGAAGCGTTCAAGACCGGCGACTTCAAGAATGACTGCGACGCCATGCCGGCGCCGTACACCGGCTCGCTGCAATTTCGCAGCAAGTACGAAGGCTCGGACAAGGCCCGTTCCACGCTGAACGTGCAATCGGAAAAAGCCTTCCGCGACAGCACCGCCGATATCACCAAGCTGGAAAAAGACACCAGCAAACGCGTGATGCAGTTCATGCGCGACGGGCGTCCGGAGCAGCTGGAATGCACCTTGAACTGGCTCACCAGCTGGGCCAAGGCCGATGCGTTGATGTCCAAGGACTTCAACCACACCGGCAAGTCCATGCGCAAATGGGCGCTGGGCAGCATGGCCTCGGCCTATGTGCGCTTGAAGTTTTCCGACTCGCACCCGCTGGCCAACCACCAGCAGGAATCGCAGTTGATCGAGGCGTGGTTCAACAAACTCGCCGACCAAGTGGTCAGCGACTGGGACAACCTGCCGCTGGAAAAAACCAACAATCATTCCTACTGGGCCGCGTGGTCGGTGATGGCAACGTCCATCGCCACCAACCGTCGCGACCTGTTTGATTGGGCGGTGAAGGAATACAAGGTCGGCGTGAACCAGGTCGATGACCAGGGCTTTTTGCCGAATGAATTGAAGCGCCAGCAACGCGCCTTGTCGTACCACAACTACGCCCTGCCGCCGCTGTCGATGATCGCCAGTTTCGCGCTGGTCAACGGTGTGGACCTGCGCCAGGAAAACAACAGCGCGCTCAAGCGCCTGGGTGAAAAAGTGCTGGCCGGGGTGAAAGACCCGGACATCTTCGAGCAGAAGAACGGCAAGGAACAGGACATGAAGGACCTCAAGGAAGACATGAAATATGCCTGGCTTGAACCCTTCTGCAACCTCTACACCTGTGCCCCGGATGTGCTCGAGCGCAAGCACGGCATGCAGCCGTTCAAGACCTTCCGCCTGGGGGGTGACCTGACCAAGGTCTACGACCCGGCGCATGAAAAAGGCAACAAAGGCAGCTGA
- a CDS encoding MBOAT family protein, which translates to MVFSSNVFLFLFLPIFLGLYYLSGQRYRNLLLLIASYVFYAWWRVDFLALFAAVTLWNYWIGLKVGAAGVRTKPAQRWLLLGVAVDLCILGYFKYANFGVDSINLMMKSAGLEPFILTHVLLPIGISFYIFESISYIIDVYRGDTPATRNLIDFAAFVAIFPHLIAGPVLRFRDLADQFNNRTHTLDKFSEGCTRFMQGFIKKVFIADTLAVVADHCFALQNPTTGDAWLGALAYTAQLYFDFSGYSDMAIGLGLMMGFRFMENFKQPYISQSITEFWRRWHISLSTWLRDYLYITLGGNRKGTLTTYRNLFLTMLLGGLWHGANITYILWGAWHGMWLAIEKAIGLNTSPRSFNPVRWAFTFLLVVVGWVIFRAENLHVAGRMYGAMFSFNEWSLSELNRASLTGLQVATLVVAYATLAFFGLRDFYRDHPATPNPARTVPGYAMRACVLLLFAASILKLSAQSFSPFLYFQF; encoded by the coding sequence ATGGTTTTCTCGTCCAATGTGTTCCTGTTTCTGTTCTTGCCGATCTTCCTCGGCTTGTACTACTTGAGCGGGCAACGCTATCGCAACCTGCTGCTGCTGATTGCCAGCTATGTGTTCTACGCCTGGTGGCGAGTGGACTTCCTGGCGCTGTTCGCCGCCGTCACGCTGTGGAACTACTGGATCGGCCTCAAAGTCGGTGCAGCGGGTGTGCGCACCAAGCCGGCCCAGCGCTGGCTGTTGCTCGGCGTGGCCGTCGACCTGTGCATCCTCGGCTACTTCAAGTACGCCAACTTCGGCGTCGACAGCATCAACCTGATGATGAAGTCGGCGGGCCTGGAGCCGTTTATCCTCACACACGTGCTGTTGCCGATCGGGATCTCGTTCTACATCTTCGAGTCCATCAGCTACATCATCGACGTGTATCGCGGCGACACCCCGGCCACCCGCAATCTCATCGACTTTGCAGCGTTCGTGGCGATCTTCCCGCACCTGATTGCCGGCCCGGTCCTGCGTTTTCGCGACCTGGCCGACCAGTTCAACAACCGCACCCACACCCTCGACAAGTTCTCCGAGGGCTGCACGCGATTCATGCAGGGTTTTATCAAGAAGGTCTTCATTGCCGACACCCTCGCGGTGGTGGCCGACCATTGCTTCGCCCTGCAAAACCCGACCACGGGCGATGCCTGGCTCGGCGCGCTGGCCTACACCGCACAGCTGTACTTCGACTTCTCCGGCTACAGCGACATGGCCATCGGTTTGGGCCTGATGATGGGTTTCCGCTTCATGGAAAACTTCAAGCAGCCGTACATCAGCCAGTCGATCACCGAGTTCTGGCGGCGCTGGCACATCAGCCTGTCCACCTGGCTGCGTGACTACCTGTACATCACGTTGGGCGGCAACCGTAAAGGCACGCTGACCACCTACCGCAACCTGTTCCTGACCATGCTCCTCGGTGGCCTGTGGCACGGCGCGAACATCACCTACATCCTCTGGGGTGCCTGGCACGGCATGTGGCTGGCGATTGAAAAAGCCATCGGCCTGAACACCTCGCCGCGCAGCTTCAACCCGGTGCGTTGGGCGTTCACCTTCCTGCTGGTGGTGGTCGGCTGGGTGATCTTCCGTGCCGAGAACCTGCACGTCGCCGGCCGCATGTATGGCGCGATGTTCAGCTTCAACGAGTGGTCGCTGTCGGAACTCAACCGCGCCAGCCTCACCGGCCTGCAAGTGGCGACCCTGGTGGTGGCGTACGCAACCCTGGCGTTCTTCGGCCTGCGGGACTTCTACCGCGACCATCCGGCCACGCCGAACCCGGCGCGCACCGTTCCGGGCTACGCCATGCGGGCCTGTGTGCTGCTGCTGTTCGCGGCGTCGATCCTGAAACTGTCGGCGCAGAGTTTCTCGCCGTTCCTTTACTTCCAATTCTGA
- the algG gene encoding mannuronan 5-epimerase AlgG codes for MGACAMKPHTLLVAAMLMANATAFADTSQPVKAPTIAKGLQQAKTYTISSPPTAPLEMAKPALPDLSGYTAAAMEKKIVRSKQGKASIRRMMQEDALKDFIGGDNKMAEWVVRQHGIPQAIFVDDGYMNLKDLLGKVPKQYFSETSPGVFLAKLPIVVGRKGILDIDGKTQELRLSQEAGSFLINDGQLFVRDTKVTGWSEKANGPALFKSPKEFRPFLLAWGGTETYISKTEMASFGYANSKSYGVSISQYTPNMAKVLKRSEPTGWIIDSEFSDMWYGFYCYETEGFVIKGNTYKDNIVYGIDPHDRSHGLIIADNTVYGTKKKHGIIISREVNDSFIFNNRSYDNKLSGLVLDRNSVNNFVADNEFYRNHTDGITLYESGDNLLWGNKVIANRRHGIRVRNSVNIKLYENTSMANGLTGLYGHIKDLTDTDRDIALDPFDAKVSLIVVGGELAGNGSGPLSIDSPLSVELYRVSMLAPTKSSGISFNGVLGDRQEEILDLLVRQQKAVLIDPVERQTEMQD; via the coding sequence ATGGGAGCCTGCGCGATGAAACCTCATACGTTGCTGGTCGCCGCGATGCTGATGGCCAACGCCACAGCCTTCGCCGACACCTCGCAGCCGGTCAAGGCGCCGACCATCGCCAAAGGGCTGCAACAGGCCAAGACCTACACCATTTCCAGCCCGCCGACGGCGCCGCTGGAAATGGCCAAGCCGGCCTTGCCTGACCTGTCGGGCTACACCGCGGCGGCGATGGAAAAGAAGATCGTGCGCAGCAAACAGGGCAAGGCCAGCATCCGCCGCATGATGCAGGAAGACGCCCTCAAGGACTTTATCGGCGGTGACAACAAGATGGCCGAATGGGTGGTGCGCCAACACGGCATTCCCCAGGCGATCTTTGTCGACGACGGCTACATGAACCTCAAGGACTTGCTGGGCAAGGTGCCCAAGCAGTACTTCAGCGAGACGTCGCCGGGTGTGTTCCTCGCCAAGCTGCCGATTGTGGTGGGGCGCAAGGGCATCCTCGACATCGACGGTAAGACCCAGGAGTTGCGCCTGTCCCAGGAAGCCGGTTCGTTCCTGATCAACGACGGCCAACTGTTTGTGCGTGATACGAAAGTCACCGGCTGGAGCGAAAAAGCCAACGGCCCGGCGCTGTTCAAGTCGCCCAAGGAGTTCCGCCCGTTCCTGCTGGCCTGGGGCGGCACCGAGACCTATATCTCCAAGACAGAGATGGCCAGCTTTGGCTACGCCAACAGCAAGTCCTACGGCGTGAGTATTTCCCAGTACACGCCGAACATGGCCAAGGTGCTCAAGCGTTCCGAGCCGACCGGCTGGATCATCGACTCCGAGTTCTCGGACATGTGGTACGGCTTCTACTGCTACGAGACCGAAGGCTTTGTCATCAAGGGCAACACCTACAAAGACAACATCGTCTACGGTATCGACCCCCACGACCGTTCCCACGGCCTGATAATCGCCGACAACACGGTCTACGGGACGAAGAAGAAGCACGGCATCATCATTTCCCGGGAAGTGAACGACAGCTTTATCTTCAACAACCGCAGCTACGACAACAAGCTCTCGGGCCTGGTGCTGGACCGTAACAGCGTCAACAACTTCGTGGCCGACAACGAGTTCTACCGCAACCACACCGACGGCATCACCCTCTATGAGAGCGGCGACAACCTGCTGTGGGGCAACAAGGTGATCGCCAACCGTCGCCACGGCATCCGCGTGCGCAACAGCGTGAACATCAAGCTGTACGAAAACACCTCGATGGCCAACGGCCTGACCGGCCTCTACGGCCATATCAAGGACTTGACCGACACCGACCGCGACATCGCCCTCGACCCGTTTGACGCGAAAGTCTCGCTGATCGTGGTCGGCGGCGAACTCGCGGGCAACGGTAGCGGGCCGCTGTCCATCGACTCGCCGTTGAGCGTGGAGCTGTACCGCGTGTCGATGCTGGCGCCGACCAAATCCAGCGGCATCAGCTTCAACGGTGTGCTGGGTGATCGCCAGGAAGAGATTCTCGACCTGCTGGTGCGCCAGCAGAAAGCCGTGCTGATCGACCCTGTCGAACGCCAGACCGAAATGCAGGACTGA
- the algK gene encoding alginate biosynthesis TPR repeat lipoprotein AlgK: MAGKPAPTQSRSHFASASCALALAISLAGCAGLPDQRLANEALKRGDTVTAQQNYQQLADLGYSEAQVGLADIQVGTRDPAQIKQAEATYRAAADTSPRAQARLGRLLVAKPGSTEAEHHEAEGLLKKAFANGEGNTLIPLAMLYLQYPHSFPNVNAQQQISKWQASGYPEAGLAQVLLYRTQGTYDQHLDDVERICKAALNTTDICYVELATVYQKQAAPEKQAELLKQMEAGYSRGTVTAQRVDSVARVLGDASLGTPDEKTAQALLEKIAPGYPASWVSLAQLLYDFPELGDVDQMMKYLDNGRAADQPRAELLLGKLYYEGKWVPADAKAAEAHFQKAQGKEVAADYYLGQIYRRGYLGQVYSQKALDHLLTAARNGQNSADFAIAQLFSQGKGTKPDPLNAYVFSQLAKAQDTPEANDLATQLEAPLTAEQRAQGQRLVQQELATRGTLAQSTLQLHALEEDDGEESL, translated from the coding sequence ATCGCAGGCAAGCCAGCTCCCACACAGAGCAGATCGCACTTCGCTTCGGCCTCTTGCGCGCTGGCGCTAGCCATCTCTTTAGCCGGCTGCGCCGGCCTGCCCGACCAACGCCTGGCCAACGAAGCCCTGAAACGCGGCGACACCGTCACCGCCCAGCAGAACTACCAGCAACTGGCCGACCTGGGTTACAGCGAGGCCCAAGTCGGCCTCGCCGATATCCAGGTGGGCACCCGCGACCCGGCGCAGATCAAACAGGCCGAAGCCACCTACCGCGCAGCCGCCGATACCTCGCCGCGCGCCCAGGCCCGTCTCGGTCGCCTGCTCGTGGCCAAGCCCGGCAGCACCGAAGCCGAACACCACGAAGCCGAAGGCCTGTTGAAAAAAGCCTTTGCCAATGGCGAAGGCAACACCCTGATTCCGCTGGCGATGCTCTATCTGCAATACCCGCATAGTTTCCCGAACGTAAACGCCCAGCAGCAGATCAGTAAATGGCAAGCCTCGGGTTACCCGGAAGCCGGTCTGGCCCAGGTGCTGCTGTATCGCACCCAAGGCACCTACGACCAGCATCTGGACGATGTTGAGCGCATCTGCAAAGCCGCGCTGAACACCACCGACATCTGCTACGTCGAGCTGGCCACGGTCTACCAGAAACAAGCCGCGCCCGAGAAACAGGCCGAGCTGCTCAAGCAGATGGAAGCCGGCTACAGCCGTGGCACCGTCACCGCCCAGCGTGTCGACAGTGTCGCCCGCGTACTCGGCGATGCCAGCCTCGGCACCCCGGACGAAAAAACCGCCCAGGCCCTGCTGGAAAAAATCGCCCCCGGCTACCCGGCGTCGTGGGTCAGCCTGGCGCAACTGCTCTACGACTTCCCCGAACTGGGCGACGTGGACCAGATGATGAAGTACCTGGACAACGGCCGCGCCGCCGACCAGCCGCGCGCCGAGCTGTTGCTGGGCAAGCTCTACTACGAAGGCAAGTGGGTGCCGGCCGACGCCAAGGCTGCCGAAGCGCACTTCCAGAAAGCCCAGGGCAAGGAAGTCGCCGCCGATTACTACCTCGGCCAGATCTACCGCCGTGGCTACCTCGGCCAGGTCTACTCGCAAAAGGCCCTGGACCACCTGCTGACCGCTGCGCGCAACGGCCAGAACAGCGCCGACTTCGCCATCGCCCAATTGTTTTCCCAAGGCAAGGGCACCAAGCCCGACCCATTGAACGCCTATGTCTTCAGCCAGTTGGCCAAAGCCCAGGACACGCCGGAAGCCAACGACCTGGCCACGCAACTTGAAGCGCCGCTGACAGCGGAGCAACGCGCCCAGGGCCAACGCCTGGTGCAACAAGAGCTGGCCACCCGCGGCACCCTGGCCCAGAGCACGTTGCAACTGCACGCCCTGGAAGAAGACGACGGCGAGGAATCCCTATGA
- a CDS encoding alginate O-acetyltransferase AlgF: MTFTTTPRRLAKTLALAAGLSVVSLSAFAGDAALYGPVAPKGSSFVRVYNASNQEVSATVGSTNLSEVAPLASSDFSFMPGGDYSAKIGSQTVPVKLASDHYYTLVNSGSGQPQLIEEPPFKNKQKSLVRVQNLSDKALTLKTADGKTDVVKSVAAKGRGEREINPVKVSLALYDGDKKVGDVKPVALERGEAAVLYVTGSGSSISPVWVKRPVSTR, encoded by the coding sequence ATGACTTTCACTACAACTCCTCGTCGTCTCGCTAAAACCCTGGCGCTCGCCGCCGGCCTGAGCGTGGTTTCCCTGTCGGCCTTTGCCGGTGATGCGGCCTTGTACGGTCCTGTTGCACCGAAAGGTTCCAGCTTCGTGCGGGTCTACAACGCCTCGAACCAGGAAGTCAGCGCGACGGTTGGCAGCACCAACCTGAGCGAAGTCGCGCCGCTGGCCAGCAGCGACTTCAGCTTTATGCCGGGCGGTGACTACAGCGCCAAGATCGGCAGCCAGACCGTGCCGGTCAAACTCGCGTCCGACCACTACTACACCCTGGTCAACAGCGGCAGCGGCCAGCCACAACTGATCGAAGAACCGCCGTTCAAGAACAAGCAGAAATCCCTGGTGCGTGTGCAAAACCTGAGTGACAAGGCCCTGACCTTGAAGACCGCCGATGGCAAGACCGATGTGGTCAAGTCGGTGGCCGCCAAGGGCCGTGGCGAGCGTGAAATCAACCCGGTGAAAGTGAGCCTGGCGTTGTATGACGGTGACAAGAAAGTCGGTGATGTGAAGCCGGTTGCACTTGAGCGCGGAGAAGCAGCAGTGCTTTACGTCACCGGTTCTGGGTCGAGCATCTCGCCAGTCTGGGTGAAACGCCCGGTATCGACCCGCTAA
- a CDS encoding alginate O-acetyltransferase produces MHPHMIKLLSLSGLTLGLLAASQGVRADEVQAPSFTAEPCCSLCPAAHDAKNYNTRYQQNFTTLVQAQGDWLFRTQEDLRTEFDTTPAGYKRMQQLHDAFKAKGVELVVVYQPTRGLVNRNKLNPEEKAKFDFDKALGNYKTMLGRFAKMGYVVPDLSPLTNEQLPDELPAHDFYFRGDQHWTPYGAQRTAKIVGAKVRAMPEFADIPKREFETTRSGRMGKTGTLHNMAGQLCGTSYAIQYMDQFTTEPKGEAGDGDLFGDSGNPQITLVGTSHSGKNYNFAGFLEQEIGADILNVAFPGGGLEGSMIQYLGSDEFQKSPPKILIWEFSPLYRLDQETIYRQMMSLLDNGCEGKPAQMSASTSLKPGKNELMVNSSNKDLRNANHQVDIRFADPSVKTLQATLWYMNGRHEDIKIEKPETSDTDGRFAFELRTDEDWAAQNLLAVEVQGPEKGAQKVEAKICTRNVFPAGGQQTASAGQ; encoded by the coding sequence ATGCACCCACACATGATCAAACTGCTGAGCCTCTCGGGTCTGACCCTCGGCCTGCTCGCGGCCAGCCAAGGCGTGCGCGCCGATGAAGTGCAGGCGCCGAGCTTCACTGCCGAACCGTGCTGCAGCCTGTGCCCGGCGGCCCATGACGCGAAGAACTACAACACGCGCTACCAGCAGAACTTCACCACCCTGGTGCAAGCCCAGGGCGACTGGCTGTTCCGTACCCAGGAAGACCTGCGTACCGAATTCGACACCACCCCGGCCGGCTACAAGCGCATGCAGCAACTGCACGATGCGTTCAAGGCCAAGGGCGTGGAACTGGTGGTGGTCTACCAGCCGACCCGTGGCCTGGTGAACCGCAACAAGCTCAACCCCGAAGAGAAAGCCAAGTTCGACTTCGACAAGGCCCTGGGTAACTACAAGACCATGCTCGGCCGTTTCGCCAAGATGGGCTACGTGGTGCCAGACCTGTCGCCGTTGACCAATGAGCAACTGCCGGATGAGTTGCCCGCCCACGATTTCTACTTCCGTGGCGACCAACACTGGACGCCATACGGCGCCCAGCGCACGGCAAAAATCGTCGGCGCCAAAGTGCGCGCCATGCCCGAGTTCGCCGATATTCCCAAGCGCGAATTCGAAACCACCCGCTCCGGGCGCATGGGCAAGACCGGCACCCTGCACAACATGGCCGGGCAACTGTGCGGCACCAGCTACGCGATCCAGTACATGGACCAGTTCACCACCGAGCCCAAGGGCGAAGCGGGCGACGGCGACCTGTTCGGCGATTCGGGCAACCCGCAGATCACCCTCGTCGGCACCAGCCACAGCGGCAAGAACTACAACTTTGCCGGCTTCCTCGAACAGGAAATCGGTGCCGACATCCTCAACGTCGCCTTCCCCGGCGGTGGCCTGGAAGGCTCGATGATCCAGTACCTGGGCAGCGATGAATTCCAGAAGAGCCCGCCGAAAATCCTTATCTGGGAATTCTCGCCGCTGTACCGCCTGGACCAGGAGACCATCTACCGCCAGATGATGTCGCTGCTGGACAACGGCTGCGAAGGCAAGCCGGCACAGATGAGCGCCAGCACGTCGTTGAAACCCGGCAAGAACGAATTGATGGTCAACAGTTCGAACAAAGACCTGCGTAACGCCAATCACCAGGTTGATATCCGCTTCGCCGACCCGTCGGTGAAAACCCTGCAAGCCACCCTCTGGTACATGAACGGGCGCCACGAGGACATCAAGATCGAAAAACCCGAGACATCCGACACAGACGGGCGTTTCGCCTTCGAACTGCGCACCGATGAAGACTGGGCCGCGCAGAACCTGCTGGCCGTGGAGGTGCAGGGTCCAGAAAAGGGCGCGCAGAAGGTTGAAGCGAAAATTTGCACACGCAACGTATTCCCTGCCGGTGGTCAACAGACCGCCTCAGCCGGGCAATGA